From the genome of Asterias amurensis chromosome 17, ASM3211899v1, one region includes:
- the LOC139949427 gene encoding uncharacterized protein has translation MASYITAESVLAEISKDHLECPICSGRFKQPKLLECSHSFCLECLQQLRQNSQSTTRLSCPVCRKETLLKENGIDGLKTDLKTISLIEAIETKETRLKQQQEKQVPSQEFVSKCSKHTVKVLTMYCEPCKKLVCTTCIAKDHRTHPAIELNEASDKSKQHASELLAEVRQSITTFNIAIQEIDMSRKTLDSMFAATKQKISKKADEEIAKEAARIRAEKQKLMQEAEQIYKDRVKTMETARATNIKEINKAEHKQDEVNQLMDQQNKIVHHIEQFLQDLKEYREKKPTKVPDGLTYMDFKEGQNSLGRLVLKDKWTLKTEINKYKNMTQTTVKINARDVAAYSNSDIVVAIWNNTSLITIPAESNPQSYNVPQEQSIQGLTRPSKVAVNKNDELIVLDDETVKIFDRNYQLLHQFNPGREPSCIAVDDNNLIAVGNYTKAEISLHNPDGYLIRKLSALGIGRYLTTHKQQLIYTNWFGKKLISLAYNGGMVFSVDINQSGNPHGVCCDKDGSIYVAVRRGQYSSSGDIHHYSPDGKYIGCIIKDCAAPNCLTFTSAGDLVVATDRSVQIYQHV, from the coding sequence ATGGCATCCTATATAACAGCTGAGTCAGTGCTAGCAGAGATAAGTAAGGATCATCTTGAATGTCCAATTTGCAGTGGACGCTTCAAGCAACCCAAACTACTGGAGTGTTCTCATTCATTTTGTCTTGAATGCCTTCAACAACTCAGACAGAATAGTCAAAGTACTACAAGGCTTTCATGTCCAGTGTGTAGAAAAGAAACTCTTTTAAAAGAAAACGGCATTGATGGTCTGAAAACAGACTTAAAAACCATTTCATTGATAGAAGCAATTGAAACAAAGGAAACCCGACTGAAACAGCAGCAAGAAAAACAAGTACCCAGTCAGGAGTTTGTTTCCAAGTGTAGCAAGCATACTGTCAAGGTTCTTACCATGTATTGTGAACCATGCAAGAAACTGGTATGTACAACTTGCATTGCTAAAGACCACAGAACGCACCCTGCAATAGAACTGAATGAAGCTTCagacaaaagtaaacaacatgCGTCAGAACTTCTAGCAGAAGTAAGACAGAGTATCACAACCTTCAACATTGCCATTCAGGAAATAGACATGTCCCGTAAGACATTAGACTCTATGTTTGCTGCCACCAAACAGAAAATCTCCAAGAAGGCTGATGAGGAGATTGCCAAGGAGGCTGCCAGAATCAGAGCGGAGAAGCAGAAACTGATGCAAGAGGCAGAACAGATTTATAAAGACAGAGTCAagacaatggaaactgcacgAGCTACAAACATCAAAGAGATAAACAAAGCAGAGCACAAGCAGGATGAGGTAAATCAACTCATGGATCAACAGAACAAGATTGTTCATCACATAGAACAATTCTTACAAGACCTCAAAGAATACAGAGAGAAGAAACCAACAAAAGTACCGGATGGGTTGACTTATATGGACTTTAAAGAAGGCCAGAACTCACTAGGGAGACTGGTGCTGAAAGATAAATGGACATTGAAAACagaaattaataaatacaagaaCATGACACAAACAACTGTGAAGATTAATGCAAGGGATGTTGCTGCATACTCTAATAGTGATATTGTTGTGGCTATATGGAATAATACCAGCTTGATTACAATACCAGCAGAGAGCAACCCTCAATCCTATAATGTTCCACAAGAACAATCAATCCAAGGTCTTACCAGACCAAGCAAAGTGGCTGTGAATAAGAATGATGAGCTCATTGTTCTAGATGATGAAACCGTAAAGATCTTCGACAGGAATTATCAGCTCCTCCATCAGTTCAATCCAGGCAGAGAACCATCATGTATTGCAGTGGATGACAACAATCTCATAGCAGTGGGTAATTATACCAAGGCAGAGATCTCTCTACACAACCCAGATGGATACCTCATCAGAAAACTGTCTGCTCTAGGGATTGGTAGATACTTGACTACCCACAAACAACAACTCATTTACACCAACTGGTTTGGCAAGAAGTTAATATCATTAGCCTACAATGGTGGAATGGTATTCTCAGTAGATATCAATCAGTCTGGGAATCCTCATGGTGTGTGTTGTGACAAGGATGGTAGCATCTATGTTGCTGTACGGAGAGGACAATACTCATCATCAGGTGATATCCATCATTACAGTCCTGATGGCAAGTACATTGGATGTATCATCAAGGATTGTGCTGCTCCCAATTGTCTCACATTCACATCAGCTGGTGATCTGGTTGTGGCTACAGACAGATCAGTTCAAATCTATCAGCATGTGTGA
- the LOC139949881 gene encoding uncharacterized protein, producing the protein MASNITAQSVLAEISQDHLECPICSGRFKQPKLLECSHSFCLECLQQLRQNSPSTTRLSCPVCRKETLLKEYGIDGLKTDFKTISLIEAIETKETQLKQQQVKQVPSQEFVSKCSKHAGKDLIMYCETCMKLICTTCIAKDHRMHSVIELNEASDKSKQHATELLAEVRQSITTFNIAIQEIDTSRKTLDSMFAATKEKISKKADEEIAKAAARIRAEKQKLIQEAEQIYKDRVKTMQTARATNSKEKNKAEHKQDEVNQLMDQRLKIVHHIEQLLQDLKEYREKKSTKLPDGLSYMDFKEDQKSLGRLVLNDDQRVESATSAQATKPTFQSMKHFKQDKWTLKKEINKYKNIKRQMVEISACDVAANSNSDIVVADRNYNSLITIPAESNTQSYSVPQKLSIQRITRLRRMTVNKNDELIVLDDKTVKIFNRNYQLLHQFNPGSEPSCIAVDDINLIAVGYYDKAEISLHKPDGSLIRTLSAPGIGGYLTTYKQRLIYTNWNDKKLVSVTYNGGMVFSVNINQSGWPHGVCCDKDGSIYVAVWRGPFSSLGEIHHYSPDGKYIGCIIKDCAKPHGLTFTPADDLVVAADNSVQIYQHE; encoded by the coding sequence TCAAGCAACCCAAACTACTGGAGTGTTCTCATTCATTTTGTCTTGAATGCCTTCAACAACTCAGACAAAATAGTCCAAGTACTACAAGGCTTTCATGTCCAGTGTGTAGAAAAGAAACTCTTTTAAAAGAATACGGCATTGATGGTCTCAAAACAGACTTTAAAACCATTTCATTGATAGAAGCAATTGAAACAAAGGAAACCCAACTGAAACAGCAGCAAGTAAAACAAGTACCCAGTCAGGAGTTTGTTTCCAAGTGTAGCAAGCATGCTGGCAAGGATCTTATCATGTATTGTGAAACATGCATGAAACTGATATGTACAACTTGCATTGCTAAAGACCACAGAATGCACTCTGTAATAGAACTGAATGAAGCTTCagacaaaagtaaacaacatgCCACAGAACTTCTAGCAGAAGTAAGACAGAGCATCACGACCTTCAACATTGCCATTCAGGAAATAGACACGTCCCGCAAGACATTAGACTCTATGTTTGCTGCCACCAAAGAGAAAATCTCCAAAAAGGCTGATGAGGAGATTGCCAAGGCGGCTGCCAGGATCAGAGCGGAGAAGCAGAAACTGATACAAGAGGCAGAACAGATTTATAAAGACAGAGTCAAGACAATGCAAACTGCACGAGCTACAAACAGCAAAGAGAAGAACAAAGCAGAGCACAAGCAGGATGAGGTAAATCAACTCATGGATCAACGGCTCAAGATTGTTCATCACATAGAACAACTCTTACAAGACCTCAAAGAATACAGAGAGaagaaatcaacaaaattaCCTGATGGGTTGAGTTATATGGACTTTAAAGAAGACCAGAAATCACTAGGGAGACTGGTGCTGAATGATGATCAACGAGTAGAATCAGCAACTTCTGCTCAGGCCACAAAGCCAACATTTCAATCCATGAAACACTTCAAACAAGATAAATGgacattaaaaaaagaaattaataaatacaagaaCATAAAAAGACAGATGGTGGAGATTAGTGCATGTGATGTTGCTGCAAACTCTAATAGTGATATTGTTGTGGCAGATAGGAACTATAACAGCTTGATAACAATACCAGCAGAGAGCAATACTCAATCCTATAGTGTCCCACAAAAACTATCAATCCAACGTATTACCAGATTACGCAGAATGACTGTGAATAAGAATGATGAGCTCATTGTTCTAGATGACAAAACAGTCAAGATCTTCAACAGGAATTATCAGCTCCTCCATCAGTTCAATCCAGGCAGTGAACCATCATGTATTGCAGTGGATGACATCAATCTGATAGCAGTGGGTTATTATGACAAGGCAGAGATCTCTCTACACAAACCAGATGGATCCCTCATCAGAACACTGTCTGCTCCAGGGATTGGTGGATACTTGACTACCTACAAACAGAGACTCATCTACACCAACTGGAATGACAAGAAGTTGGTATCAGTAACCTACAATGGTGGAATGGTATTCTCAGTAAATATCAATCAGTCTGGGTGGCCTCATGGTGTGTGTTGTGACAAGGATGGTAGCATCTATGTTGCTGTATGGAGAGGACCATTCTCATCACTAGGTGAGATCCATCATTACAGTCCTGATGGCAAGTACATTGGATGTATCATCAAGGATTGTGCTAAACCCCATGGTCTCACATTCACACCAGCTGATGATCTGGTTGTGGCTGCAgacaattcagttcaaatataTCAGCATGAGTAA